The following is a genomic window from Geminicoccaceae bacterium.
GTCACCGCCACCGCTCCAGCGTCGCGCTCGATTCGTTCCACACGTGCGGACGGTATCAGTCGGACCGTCTCCAGCCCCCGGACCGTGTCGACCAGCGCATTGCGGGTAACGCGGTTCTCGACGATCCATCCCAGCGGATCGTCGCCTATCTCCCGGTGATCGTAGTGCACGCGGCCCAGACTGTCCGGCTCACCCACCTCGATGTCGAGAATGGCTTCCGCCTCGCCTTCCATGCGCTCCCAGACGCCGATCCCTTCAAGCAGCCGCTTCGATCCGAGGGCTATGGCCGTAACCCGCCCGTCATGCGGGGCCGACACCAGCGTTTCGAAGGTTTGCGCCTCGATGACGGCCACCCTCGCACCGACACGACCGATGGCGATGGCCAGCGCCAGCCCGGTCAACCCGCCACCGACGACGATGACATCGACGCGCTCGCCATGGATACGTTCCCGATACGGGTTCGACATTTCATGCCTCTTTTTTCATCATCAAATTCAATTATGCCTATTTTTCAGGCAGAATTCTACTCCACCAAAGCCCCGAACGGCACAGATACACGATTGGCACGCCGTTTGCGCTGCACAATTCAGAGGTGGTGCGCGGCGTCTGCGCGCGGTGACCCCACCTGGTTCACAACGCTTGGGCAATGGCGGGAGAGACGCATGCCAATTCGTAATCGCTATTCAGGGCTGAAGGGATGGACGGTCCCGCCCCTCGCGGCAATACCGGCACTGCTGTGGGGCGTTGCCGCGAATGCGCAGGATGTGGGCGAGGCCGTCGCCGCGGCGGCACCCACCGGGGTCACACCCGAAGTCGCCTATATCCTCAATACCTTCCTGTTCCTGGTCGCCGGCTTTCTCGTCATGTTCATGGCGGCAGGCTTCGCGATGCTCGAAGCCGGTCTCGTGCGCAAGCGCAGCGTCGGCGTGCAGTGCCTCAAGAACGTCTCGCTCTTCGCCGTGTCCGGCATCACGTTCTATCTCATCGGCTACAACCTCATGTACACTGGCGTTGACGGTGGCTACATGGGGACGTTTGCCGTCTGGTATCCCGATGATACGGCGGCACTGGCCGGGGATTTCAGTGCCGGCTATGCAGCAGCGTCCGACTGGTTCTTCCAGATGGTGTTCGTCGCCACGGCCGCGTCCATCGTCTCCGGCACGCTGGCCGAACGCATCAAGTTCTGGCCCTTCATGATCTTTGCGGTCGTGCTGACCGCCATCCTCTATCCCGTCACCGGATCCTGGCAGTGGGGCGGCGGCTGGCTCTCCGAGCGCGGCTTCTCGGACTTCGCCGGCTCGACACTGGTCCATTCGGTCGGCGGCTGGGCAGCCCTCTCCGGCGCCCTGCTCCTTGGAGCACGTCACGGCCGGTTCACCAGCGACGGCCGCTCGCATCCCATGCCGGGCAGCTCCCTGCCGCTGGCGACGCTCGGCACGTTCATCCTCTGGCTCGGCTGGTTCGGCTTCAATGGCGGTTCCCAGCTCGCCATGGGTTCGGGCGCGGATGTCATCGCCATCGCCAATATCTTCATCAACACCAATGTCGCGGCCTGTGGCGGCGTGTTCACGGCAATGCTGGCAAGCCGGCTGCTGTTCAAGAAGATCGACCTGACCCTCGCCCTCAACGGCGCGATCGGCGGCCTGGTCGCGATCACGGCCGAACCCCTGGCCCCGACGCTGACCGTTGCGCTCATCGTCGGCGGCATTGGCGGCATTCTCGTCGTCGTCACCGTCCCCATCCTCGACCATCTCAAGATCGACGATGTCGTCGGCGCCATCCCGGCCCATCTCGTGTGCGGGATCTGGGGAACGCTGGCCGTCGCCATCAGCAATCCCGACACGACCTTCGCCACGCAGGCCCTCGGCGCCGCGTCCATCGGCGCGTTCATCTTCGTCACCTCTTCGGTGATCTGGTTCATCCTGCGCGCCACGGTCGGCATCCGCATTCATCCCGAAGATGAAGCCGTCGGCATCGACCAGGCGGAAATCGGGATGGAAGCCTATCCGGAGTTTGGCCCAAGCGCTGTGGTCTGAACAGTCAGGACTGCAGCCAACTGGCCCGGGAAGCCCATGCTTCCCGGGCATTTTTTGTCACGGGGGCTCCCGTTGATACGCCACCGGTGCGGCGATGGCCGGTTCCCTGCTGGCCATGGTGAGATACGGCCGATAAGATGCCTCCACGATCATACGCATGCGGGAGGGTAGCGTGCGCCTCGGACGTAGCAGACGAAGCAGCAATATCGAGGATCGCCGTGGCATGGGCGGCGGTATCGGCGCGGGAGGCAGTGGAGGCCTGCGGGTTGGCAGGGTTGCCGGGCGCGGGGGTATCGGCGTCATTGTCCTGGCGCTCATCGCCATGTTCTTCGGCGTCGACCCGAGTATCGTGCTGGGCATTTTCGGCGGTGGTGGCGGCAGCGGCTACGTGCAGCAGCAGTCGTCGGCGCCGACCGGCACACCTTCGGCCGGCGACAGCCGGGCCGATTTCGTCGCCGCCGTGCTTGGCGAGACCGAGGATGTATGGAATCCTGTCTTCCGCCAGCTGGGCCGCGACTATCGCGAGCCGACCTTGGTGCTGTTCGACGGACAGGTGGCGTCGGCCTGCGGGATGGCCAGTGCGGCTACCGGGCCGTTCTATTGTCCTGGCGACCAGAAGGTGTATCTCGATCTCTCGTTCTTCGACGACCTGACGAACCGTTTCGGTGCGCCGGGCGACTTTGCCGAGGCCTATGTCGTGGCCCATGAAGTCGGGCATCATGTGCAGACGCTGCTGGGTATCTCGCAACAGGTCCAGCAGGCCCGTGCGCAGGCTTCGGAAGCCGATGCCAATCATTATTCGGTGATGCTCGAACTGCAGGCCGACTGCTTTGCCGGTGTCTGGGCGCGGCAGGCGCATGAAAAGCGGCAGATCCTCGAAAAGGGCGACGTGCGCGAGGGGCTGGATGCGGCAGCGGCCATCGGCGATGACCGGCTGCAGAAGCAGGCCCGCGGATATGTCGTTCCCGACAGCTTCACCCATGGCAGTTCGGAGCAGCGGGTGCGCTGGTTCGAAACGGGTCTCGATGCCGGTGACATCAACGCATGCGACACGTTCAGCGCCAACAATTTGTGAGCGCAGGGCATGCCTCATCCATACCAACGGCCCTGATTCCCATGCGGAAGCGAGCGGAGCATGACCGGGTGGGTGCATGATCTCCCGACTTGGCCTGACGGGTGCGCTGGTGTCATTCGGCGATCGGCTGGACGAGGAGGCCAACCGTGCAGCCGTCGCCTTTCGTGCCCGGATCGAGGCCGAGGACCTTGAGGTCATCGAGGAGACCTCGACCTCGCTGACTTCAGTGTTTGTCCGGTTCGATGCGCTTCGTACCGACTACGAGACAATCGCGGATTGCCTGCTGTCTCTTCTTGAAGAACGGGACTGGATGACTGCGGAATTGCCGGTGGGCCGGCGCCTCTGGCGAATTCCGGTGACCTTCGGCGGTGAACATGGTCCACAACTGGAAGAAGTCGCGTCGCTGGCGGGTGTCAGGGCCGAGCAGGCGGTACAGGAACTGACCGGGCAGAACGTGCGCGTACTGGCACTGGGCTTTGCGCCGGGACAGCCCTATCTGGGCATCCTTCCCGAACGCTGGAATATTCCCCGTCAGGCCGGCCTGACGCCGCAGGTCCCCGAGGGCGCACTCGTCGTCGCGGTGCGCCAGTTCGTGTTGTTCACCATTGCCTCGCCCACGGGCTGGCGGCAGGTGGGTCGTACCGCGTTTCGCTGCTTCCGTCCCGCCGAAGATCCCCCCTTCCCGCTGCGGCCTGGCGACGAGGTGCGGTTTGTGGCCGTCAGTGCGGAGGAAATGGCGCGGATCGAGGCATCGACCGGCGATGGTTCAGGAGGTGCCATGACGGAACCCCTGCCGTGAACGCATCGCTGATCGTCCATTCGGCGGGTCCCGGCGTCAGCATCCAGGATGGCGGCCGGCCGGGCTTTCTGGCAGTGGGATTGTCGCGGGGCGGAGCAGCCGACAGACTTGCCCTGCTCGAAGCCGCGGCACTGCTCGGCCATGAGACAGCGGATGCCGCCGCCATCGAGATGGCCGGGTTCGGCGGCATCTTCGAGGCGACGGGCGCCATGCGCATAGCGCTCACAGGTGCGCCCATGCGCGCGCGACTCAATGGCGAGGCCATCGCCTGGCACGCCAGCCATGGCTTGCAGGCTGGCGACATGCTGGACATCGGCGGCCCCCTGTCGGGCCTGTTCGGCTATCTCTCACTCGGTGGCGGCATCGATACGCCACCGGTGCTGGGCAGCCGCTCGACCCACGGCGTGGCACGCATCGGGAGAAATATTCGCGCAGGCGACCGTATCCCTTCGGGGGAAGACACCCATCTCGAAAGTGTGGGCCAGCGCCTCGAACCACGGCCCCGCTTCACGGGTGGAACGGTGCGGTTTGTCGAAGGTCCGCAAACCGCGCTGTTCGACGAAGAATCACGCGACCGTTTCGTGAATACGGCATTCACCCGCGATCCCCGTGGCAATCGCCAGGGAGTACGACTGGTATTCGACGGGCCGCGCTTCGCGGTGAAAGGGCAACTCGACATCGTCTCGGAAATCATCTCGCCAGGCGATATCCAGGTCCCCGGCGATGGCTCGCCCTTTGTCCTGATGCCTGAATGCCAGACGATCGGCGGAT
Proteins encoded in this region:
- a CDS encoding ammonium transporter; translated protein: MPIRNRYSGLKGWTVPPLAAIPALLWGVAANAQDVGEAVAAAAPTGVTPEVAYILNTFLFLVAGFLVMFMAAGFAMLEAGLVRKRSVGVQCLKNVSLFAVSGITFYLIGYNLMYTGVDGGYMGTFAVWYPDDTAALAGDFSAGYAAASDWFFQMVFVATAASIVSGTLAERIKFWPFMIFAVVLTAILYPVTGSWQWGGGWLSERGFSDFAGSTLVHSVGGWAALSGALLLGARHGRFTSDGRSHPMPGSSLPLATLGTFILWLGWFGFNGGSQLAMGSGADVIAIANIFINTNVAACGGVFTAMLASRLLFKKIDLTLALNGAIGGLVAITAEPLAPTLTVALIVGGIGGILVVVTVPILDHLKIDDVVGAIPAHLVCGIWGTLAVAISNPDTTFATQALGAASIGAFIFVTSSVIWFILRATVGIRIHPEDEAVGIDQAEIGMEAYPEFGPSAVV
- a CDS encoding neutral zinc metallopeptidase, translated to MRLGRSRRSSNIEDRRGMGGGIGAGGSGGLRVGRVAGRGGIGVIVLALIAMFFGVDPSIVLGIFGGGGGSGYVQQQSSAPTGTPSAGDSRADFVAAVLGETEDVWNPVFRQLGRDYREPTLVLFDGQVASACGMASAATGPFYCPGDQKVYLDLSFFDDLTNRFGAPGDFAEAYVVAHEVGHHVQTLLGISQQVQQARAQASEADANHYSVMLELQADCFAGVWARQAHEKRQILEKGDVREGLDAAAAIGDDRLQKQARGYVVPDSFTHGSSEQRVRWFETGLDAGDINACDTFSANNL
- a CDS encoding allophanate hydrolase subunit 1, giving the protein MISRLGLTGALVSFGDRLDEEANRAAVAFRARIEAEDLEVIEETSTSLTSVFVRFDALRTDYETIADCLLSLLEERDWMTAELPVGRRLWRIPVTFGGEHGPQLEEVASLAGVRAEQAVQELTGQNVRVLALGFAPGQPYLGILPERWNIPRQAGLTPQVPEGALVVAVRQFVLFTIASPTGWRQVGRTAFRCFRPAEDPPFPLRPGDEVRFVAVSAEEMARIEASTGDGSGGAMTEPLP
- a CDS encoding biotin-dependent carboxyltransferase is translated as MNASLIVHSAGPGVSIQDGGRPGFLAVGLSRGGAADRLALLEAAALLGHETADAAAIEMAGFGGIFEATGAMRIALTGAPMRARLNGEAIAWHASHGLQAGDMLDIGGPLSGLFGYLSLGGGIDTPPVLGSRSTHGVARIGRNIRAGDRIPSGEDTHLESVGQRLEPRPRFTGGTVRFVEGPQTALFDEESRDRFVNTAFTRDPRGNRQGVRLVFDGPRFAVKGQLDIVSEIISPGDIQVPGDGSPFVLMPECQTIGGYPRIGTIVPDDLAIVAQAAPGTRLRFHLVDPVAALADYRRQRREEADLRYKVEPLIRDPAAMRDLLGYQLISGATAGDDPG